From a single Adhaeribacter swui genomic region:
- the gldF gene encoding gliding motility-associated ABC transporter permease subunit GldF, producing the protein MFAILRKEINSFLNSMIAYIVIGVFLLTTGLFMWVFPDSSVLDYGYADMLTLFNIAPWVFLFLIPAITMRTFAEERKSGTIELLLTKPITDLELITGKFLACLCLAVLALLPTLIYYYSVYTLGSPAGNLDSAAVAGSYLGMVFLAGIFTAIGIFASALTENQIVAFIIAVFFCFLLYSGFDSLAAIDVWGTASYVISQLGVSFHYSALSKGLIDSRDVLYFVSVAVLFLLATKLVMESRKW; encoded by the coding sequence ATGTTCGCCATTCTGCGGAAAGAAATAAATTCGTTTTTAAATTCCATGATAGCCTACATTGTGATCGGGGTTTTCCTGCTCACCACGGGTTTATTTATGTGGGTTTTTCCGGATAGCAGCGTTTTAGATTACGGGTACGCCGATATGTTAACCTTGTTTAACATTGCGCCCTGGGTATTTCTTTTTTTAATTCCGGCCATTACCATGCGCACCTTCGCCGAAGAAAGAAAATCCGGCACCATTGAATTGCTCCTCACCAAGCCCATCACCGACCTGGAATTAATTACCGGTAAATTTTTGGCTTGCTTGTGTCTGGCCGTTCTGGCTTTGCTGCCCACCTTAATTTATTATTATTCGGTGTATACGCTGGGCAGTCCGGCCGGTAACCTCGACTCGGCGGCGGTAGCGGGTTCGTATTTGGGCATGGTGTTTTTGGCGGGCATTTTTACCGCCATTGGTATATTTGCCTCGGCCCTCACCGAAAACCAGATTGTAGCGTTTATCATTGCGGTGTTTTTTTGTTTTCTGCTGTACTCCGGCTTCGATTCGCTGGCTGCTATTGACGTGTGGGGTACGGCTTCGTATGTCATCAGTCAGTTAGGCGTTTCTTTTCATTACAGTGCTTTGAGTAAAGGTTTAATTGATTCCCGGGACGTGTTATACTTTGTAAGCGTGGCAGTATTGTTTTTACTGGCTACCAAATTAGTAATGGAGAGCAGAAAATGGTAA
- the gldG gene encoding gliding motility-associated ABC transporter substrate-binding protein GldG: MVNENKAALTSSRKQKDISQFFVLVGLVVLLNVVSGFYFFRIDLTQDKRYTMAPATRQLLKELPQPVHVDVYLAGEFPAGFKRLQAAVRETLEEFRQYSSNFSYSFIDPSAGTDLKKRNQLYTNLALKGIQPTNLFATEGDKKVEKLIFPGAIFSANGKEEPVMLLKGNQAALPDERLNQSIEGLEFEMASAIRKLASTNRKRIGIVEGHGELDNLEAADFITSLQKYYDVYRVDINKVPSLQSLSALVIAKPTRPYTEIEKFKIDQYLMQGGRAIFFLDGIKAEMDSIPPQGYFALPNNVNLDDLLFKYGVRVNADLVQDINSGQVPVVTGMFGNKPQTQLLNWRYFPLINSFSQHPLTRNLDAVYGRFVSTLDSVRVSGIKKTPLLFTSRYTKILAPPITISLNEARVNIKPSLYNKGPQAVGYLLEGNFPSLYTNRPLPEGLPANVTAITAGKPAKIIVFSDGDLIWNEVNRKTNQPFELGYDRFMRTRFANKDLVMNAMEYLLDNSGLINLRAKQITLRPLDKIRVKEERSRWQIINLAGPLVLLLLFGLGKYYLRRRRYAA, from the coding sequence ATGGTAAACGAAAATAAGGCGGCTTTAACCAGCAGCCGGAAGCAAAAAGATATTTCGCAATTCTTCGTACTTGTTGGTCTGGTTGTTTTACTCAATGTTGTTTCGGGTTTTTATTTTTTCCGGATTGATTTAACCCAGGATAAGCGCTACACCATGGCGCCAGCCACCCGCCAATTGCTAAAAGAATTGCCCCAGCCCGTGCACGTAGACGTTTACCTGGCCGGGGAGTTTCCCGCGGGTTTTAAACGCTTGCAAGCCGCCGTGCGCGAAACCCTGGAAGAATTCCGGCAGTATTCTTCTAACTTTTCTTACTCGTTTATTGACCCCAGTGCCGGTACCGATTTAAAAAAACGGAATCAATTGTATACCAATCTGGCTTTAAAAGGTATTCAGCCCACTAATTTATTTGCCACCGAAGGCGATAAAAAAGTAGAAAAACTGATTTTCCCTGGAGCCATTTTTTCAGCTAACGGCAAAGAAGAACCCGTGATGCTGTTAAAAGGCAACCAGGCGGCCTTACCGGATGAACGGTTAAACCAATCTATCGAAGGTCTGGAATTTGAAATGGCTTCGGCTATCCGGAAACTGGCCAGCACCAACCGCAAACGCATCGGCATTGTAGAAGGTCACGGCGAACTGGATAACCTCGAAGCGGCTGATTTTATTACCTCGCTGCAAAAGTATTATGATGTATACCGGGTAGATATTAACAAAGTGCCCAGTCTGCAAAGTTTAAGCGCCCTGGTAATTGCCAAGCCCACCCGGCCGTACACCGAAATCGAAAAATTTAAAATTGACCAGTATTTGATGCAGGGCGGCCGAGCTATCTTTTTTTTAGACGGCATTAAAGCCGAAATGGACAGCATTCCGCCCCAGGGTTATTTTGCTTTGCCCAATAATGTAAACCTGGATGATTTACTGTTTAAGTACGGCGTGCGGGTAAACGCCGATCTGGTGCAGGATATTAACTCGGGCCAGGTGCCGGTAGTAACCGGTATGTTTGGCAACAAGCCCCAGACCCAACTATTAAACTGGCGGTATTTTCCGTTGATTAACTCGTTTAGTCAGCACCCACTTACACGTAACCTGGATGCCGTTTACGGCCGGTTTGTGAGTACCCTGGATAGCGTACGGGTTTCAGGAATAAAGAAAACGCCTTTGCTGTTTACTTCGCGGTACACTAAAATTCTGGCGCCGCCCATTACCATTAGTTTAAACGAAGCCCGGGTAAATATTAAACCAAGTTTGTATAATAAAGGCCCGCAAGCCGTAGGTTATTTGCTCGAAGGTAATTTCCCATCGTTGTATACCAACCGGCCTTTACCGGAAGGTTTACCCGCTAATGTCACCGCTATTACTGCCGGCAAACCTGCCAAAATTATTGTTTTCTCCGATGGCGATTTAATTTGGAATGAGGTAAATCGTAAGACTAACCAGCCATTTGAACTGGGCTACGACCGTTTTATGCGCACCCGGTTCGCCAACAAAGATTTGGTAATGAATGCCATGGAATACCTGTTGGATAACAGCGGCCTGATTAACTTACGAGCGAAGCAAATAACCTTACGGCCCCTGGATAAAATCCGGGTAAAAGAAGAACGCAGCCGCTGGCAAATCATTAACCTGGCCGGCCCTCTGGTATTGTTACTCTTGTTTGGATTGGGCAAGTATTACCTCCGGCGCCGCCGATATGCGGCCTAG
- the dnaN gene encoding DNA polymerase III subunit beta, which yields MKFIVSSSALLKQLQSINGVVANNPVVPILENFLFEIHDGTLTITASDLETSMITEIHVEAKEDGRIAAPARILLETLKNLPDQPVTFTIDEETYTIELSSANGRYKLSGENATDFPKVPVVKSQNSIEVPSNVLARAINKTIFAVSTDELRPAMTGIFVQLSDSNITFVATDGHRLLRYRRSDVAPGDTASIIIPRKAFTLLKSTLPAEPTSVRVEFNTSNASFSFDNIRLVCRLIDERYPDYENVIPVKNPNKLSIDRYDLLSSVRRISIYSNKTTHQVRLKIAGSELQISAEDLDFSNEANERLSCQYEGEDMEIGFNAKFLLEMLNNIDSDEVNLELSTPNRAGLLMPTNNDDNENILMLVMPVMLNNYV from the coding sequence ATGAAATTTATTGTATCGTCTTCTGCTTTATTAAAGCAACTCCAAAGTATAAACGGGGTAGTAGCCAACAACCCGGTAGTTCCTATTCTGGAAAATTTCTTGTTCGAAATTCACGACGGTACCTTAACTATTACCGCCTCTGATCTGGAAACTTCCATGATTACGGAAATCCACGTGGAAGCAAAGGAAGATGGCCGCATTGCCGCGCCTGCCCGGATCTTACTCGAAACTTTAAAAAACCTGCCCGACCAGCCGGTAACGTTCACCATCGACGAAGAGACTTACACCATTGAGTTAAGTTCGGCGAACGGCCGCTACAAACTGTCCGGCGAAAATGCCACCGATTTCCCGAAAGTGCCGGTGGTAAAAAGCCAGAACTCCATTGAAGTTCCTTCTAACGTGTTAGCCCGGGCCATTAACAAAACCATATTTGCGGTAAGCACCGATGAGCTTCGTCCGGCCATGACGGGTATTTTTGTGCAGCTTTCTGATAGCAACATTACTTTTGTGGCTACCGATGGGCACCGTTTGTTACGTTACCGCCGCAGCGATGTGGCTCCCGGCGATACCGCTTCCATTATTATTCCGCGCAAAGCCTTTACTTTATTAAAATCTACGTTACCCGCCGAGCCTACATCGGTACGGGTGGAGTTTAATACCTCCAACGCTTCTTTCAGCTTCGATAATATCCGGTTGGTGTGCCGGTTAATTGATGAGCGCTACCCGGATTATGAAAACGTTATCCCGGTTAAAAACCCGAATAAGTTAAGCATCGACCGCTACGATTTACTCAGCTCCGTGCGCCGGATTTCGATTTACTCGAATAAAACCACGCACCAGGTTCGTTTAAAAATTGCCGGCAGCGAACTACAAATTTCCGCCGAAGATTTAGATTTTTCGAACGAAGCCAATGAGCGTTTAAGCTGCCAGTACGAAGGCGAGGACATGGAAATTGGTTTTAACGCCAAGTTTTTACTCGAAATGCTCAACAACATCGACTCCGATGAAGTGAACCTGGAGCTTTCTACCCCGAATCGGGCCGGCTTACTCATGCCAACCAACAACGACGACAACGAAAATATTTTAATGTTGGTAATGCCGGTTATGTTAAATAACTACGTGTAA
- the gldC gene encoding gliding motility protein GldC: MKKSEIYFSIALDDQHVPEAISWRATDAGEAIHFAKAINIALWDRNEAGTMKIDLWTKDMPVNEMKYFCIDTIGSMAESLQRATNDTVMAEKMKKLCQELMKHVDEEENK, encoded by the coding sequence ATGAAAAAATCAGAAATATACTTCAGCATTGCCCTCGATGATCAGCACGTGCCGGAAGCAATTTCGTGGCGCGCTACCGATGCCGGCGAAGCCATTCACTTTGCCAAAGCCATAAACATTGCCCTCTGGGACCGCAACGAAGCCGGTACCATGAAAATTGATTTATGGACCAAAGACATGCCCGTAAACGAAATGAAATACTTTTGCATTGATACCATCGGCTCTATGGCCGAAAGCCTGCAGCGCGCCACCAACGACACCGTTATGGCCGAAAAAATGAAGAAACTTTGCCAGGAGCTCATGAAGCACGTGGACGAAGAAGAAAATAAATAA
- the dcd gene encoding dCTP deaminase, protein MILTDKEILAEIAKGNIVIEPYNRSCLGTNSYDVHLGKHLATYKDDIIDARKHNEILHFEIPETGFVLQPSTLYLGVTQEYTESHAHVPFLEGKSSVGRLGIDIHATAGKGDVGFCNTWTLEISVTQPVRVYAGMPIGQLIYFEVKGDIENLYNKKSNAKYNQRTEFPVESMMWRNQF, encoded by the coding sequence ATGATCTTAACCGATAAAGAAATTCTGGCCGAAATAGCGAAAGGCAACATTGTAATTGAGCCTTATAACCGCAGTTGCCTCGGCACCAACTCCTACGATGTACATTTAGGCAAGCACCTGGCCACCTATAAAGACGATATTATTGACGCCCGCAAGCACAACGAAATTTTGCATTTCGAGATACCGGAAACCGGCTTTGTGTTGCAGCCTTCTACCTTATACTTGGGCGTAACCCAGGAATACACCGAATCGCACGCGCACGTGCCTTTCCTGGAAGGTAAATCAAGCGTGGGCCGTTTGGGTATTGATATCCACGCAACGGCCGGTAAAGGCGACGTAGGATTTTGCAACACCTGGACTTTAGAAATTTCGGTTACCCAGCCCGTGCGGGTATACGCCGGCATGCCCATTGGGCAACTTATTTACTTTGAAGTAAAAGGCGATATCGAGAATTTGTACAATAAAAAATCCAACGCTAAATACAACCAACGTACCGAGTTCCCAGTGGAGTCGATGATGTGGCGCAATCAATTTTAG